The following proteins come from a genomic window of Posidoniimonas polymericola:
- a CDS encoding serine hydrolase domain-containing protein gives MLYCLRVLGVAALMTTTTTLSAIADDLPRSTPAAEGLSAEKLAEVGKVMNRLVDERHIAGGQVMIARHGKVVFDEVYGQRDLDAGLPVEHDTIFRIYSMSKAITSAAAMMLVDEGKLELDAPVGKYLPELADVKVADGDQVRPAERTLTVADLFLHTSGIPYGSKNGSRTERMMEASGVLDRDTSLAEMTTKLAEIPLEFEPGTDWKYGAGIDVLGRVVEVAAGMPLDEFLAERIFQPLGMGDTAFYVPADKQPRFATNYAPKEEGGLNVIDAAHKSPYLTKPGLFSGGGGLVGTVPDYMRFLLMVQAGGEWQGQRLLSLESIEKMTTNQVPEEAGWVTFGPAVRTGVGYGLGFSVTTTADAGRQDEYGWGGAASTHYWVSPRDGLIVVTMEQRMPYSSETEDLVKPIVYGAIEE, from the coding sequence ATGCTGTACTGCCTGCGGGTGCTTGGAGTTGCCGCCCTCATGACCACAACGACCACCCTGTCCGCTATTGCCGATGACCTGCCGCGGTCCACCCCGGCCGCCGAGGGGCTTTCGGCCGAGAAGCTCGCGGAGGTCGGTAAGGTGATGAACCGGCTGGTCGACGAGCGGCACATCGCCGGCGGGCAGGTGATGATCGCGCGGCACGGCAAGGTGGTGTTCGACGAGGTCTACGGCCAGCGGGACCTCGACGCCGGCCTGCCGGTCGAGCACGACACGATCTTCCGGATCTACTCGATGAGCAAGGCGATCACGTCGGCGGCCGCGATGATGCTGGTCGACGAGGGCAAGCTGGAGCTCGATGCGCCGGTCGGCAAGTACCTGCCGGAGCTGGCCGACGTCAAGGTCGCCGACGGCGATCAGGTCCGACCGGCCGAGCGTACGCTGACCGTGGCCGATCTGTTCCTGCACACCTCGGGCATCCCCTACGGCTCAAAAAACGGCTCCCGGACCGAACGGATGATGGAGGCCAGCGGTGTGTTGGACCGCGACACCAGCTTGGCCGAGATGACGACGAAGCTCGCTGAGATCCCGCTCGAGTTCGAGCCGGGGACCGACTGGAAGTACGGCGCGGGGATCGACGTGCTGGGCCGCGTGGTGGAGGTCGCCGCCGGCATGCCGCTAGACGAGTTCCTCGCCGAGCGGATCTTCCAGCCGCTCGGCATGGGCGACACGGCGTTCTACGTGCCGGCCGACAAGCAGCCGCGGTTCGCAACCAACTACGCGCCGAAGGAAGAGGGCGGCCTGAACGTGATCGACGCGGCTCACAAGAGCCCCTACCTGACCAAGCCGGGCCTGTTCTCGGGCGGCGGCGGGCTGGTGGGGACCGTGCCGGACTACATGCGGTTCCTGCTGATGGTGCAGGCCGGCGGCGAGTGGCAAGGGCAGCGCCTACTGTCGCTCGAGTCGATCGAGAAGATGACGACCAACCAAGTGCCTGAGGAGGCGGGGTGGGTCACGTTCGGCCCCGCGGTCCGCACGGGCGTCGGCTACGGCCTTGGTTTCTCTGTCACCACCACCGCCGACGCCGGACGCCAAGACGAGTACGGCTGGGGCGGCGCCGCGAGCACGCACTACTGGGTCTCGCCCCGCGACGGCCTGATCGTCGTGACGATGGAACAGCGGATGCCGTACTCTTCGGAGACCGAGGACCTGGTGAAGCCGATTGTTTACGGGGCGATTGAGGAGTAG
- a CDS encoding rhamnogalacturonan lyase family protein translates to MHVPTHRQSRQRLSFEALEARQLLAVTSLGAEADAYTQAGVGAGSAAVLDTLDANGPGDRTSYVRFDVSGIDFSAYESASLKLFKTAAARNDNIVASRFDVYGLLSLPGNTPQDWDEATLAEGNAGLEYTGVNGDGLDTSRLYSLNEESGADVTEAVLDVDGAAQSLTGPDLLAFLKRRQADGGLATFVTYIDAGAYRGWGYGSRENPDPALRPVLELDDGGPDVDPDDAYPTNPVALPRQVENLNRGVVAVRPSASSVYVGWRLLGTDDPNVGFNVYRSTDGGPPVLLHRGTITQTTDYVDATANPALENTYYVTAVVDGVEGPLSEGYTLAASAAIEQHLTIPLSIPAGGVTPTGESYSYSANDASVGDLDGDGQYEVILKWDPSNSKDNSQSGYTGNVYVDAYTLEGDFLWRIDLGRNIRAGAHYTQMVVYDLDGDGRSEVVLKTAPGTVDGLGNDVLLDGDNPNADYRNSSGYVLSGPEYLTVFDGLTGAELKTIDFPLERISASTWGDSYGNRVDRFLSGVAYLDGVRPSIVWARGYYGPQGGFQARNEVVALDWRSGELTQRWRFNAATNGANPEYIAQGTNALVIADVDGDGFDEVIHGAAALDHDGSGLYSTGLGHGDAIHVSDLDPSNPGLEVFMVHESPSQYESNGRDAGGELRDAQTGELLFQIPSNNDVGRGVAADIDPNHPGYEFWASTNEGTRYVYNVSGEALYPTPGGMMYNFAVWWDGDLSRELLDGTTISEWNNPGRSNLVSSGNSGINNTSGLSSNNGTKSTPSLAADILGDWREEVIWRRSDSTALEIWTTTIAAGSRLPTLMHDTHYRSSVAGQNVAYNQPSHPSYWIGEGMDPAPQRPLFFGGELGGDYNGDGLVNTADYAVWRDTQGSTDNLAADGNHNGVVDQADRDVWRDNYGAVAALPAVFPAPIASAALTIALAPLATVEAADAYSLQDAAFALLAGQPADAKPPQELAAGETTTPVPSAATSNASLLDAELRRIGRPLTRPSFVAVSDDSHQSSTDDAFGGSTETGLLDEAMGPKGRKL, encoded by the coding sequence ATGCACGTTCCGACCCATCGCCAATCCCGCCAGCGGCTTTCCTTCGAAGCGTTGGAAGCTAGGCAGCTGCTCGCGGTCACCTCCCTGGGCGCGGAGGCCGATGCCTACACGCAGGCCGGGGTCGGGGCGGGAAGCGCGGCGGTGCTCGACACGCTCGACGCCAATGGGCCGGGCGACCGGACCTCGTACGTGCGTTTCGATGTCTCCGGCATCGACTTCAGCGCCTACGAATCGGCCTCGCTCAAGCTGTTCAAGACCGCCGCCGCCCGCAACGACAACATTGTCGCCAGCCGCTTCGACGTGTACGGGCTGCTGTCGCTGCCAGGCAACACGCCGCAGGACTGGGACGAGGCGACCCTCGCCGAAGGGAACGCCGGCCTGGAGTACACCGGCGTCAACGGCGACGGCCTCGACACGTCTCGGCTGTACAGCCTCAACGAGGAATCGGGCGCCGACGTCACCGAGGCGGTCCTCGACGTCGACGGCGCCGCCCAGTCGCTCACGGGGCCGGACCTGCTCGCGTTCCTGAAACGCCGGCAGGCAGACGGCGGGCTGGCGACCTTCGTCACCTACATCGACGCCGGCGCGTACCGCGGCTGGGGCTACGGCTCGCGTGAGAACCCCGACCCGGCCCTGCGTCCGGTGCTCGAACTGGACGACGGCGGTCCGGACGTCGACCCAGACGACGCCTACCCCACGAACCCGGTAGCGCTCCCGCGCCAGGTCGAGAACCTCAACCGCGGCGTAGTCGCGGTGCGCCCGTCGGCGTCGTCGGTGTATGTGGGCTGGCGGCTGCTCGGGACCGACGACCCCAACGTCGGCTTCAATGTCTACCGGTCGACCGACGGCGGCCCGCCGGTCCTGCTCCACCGGGGGACCATCACCCAAACGACCGACTACGTCGACGCCACGGCCAACCCCGCTCTGGAGAACACCTACTACGTGACCGCCGTGGTGGACGGGGTCGAGGGGCCGCTCAGCGAGGGCTACACGCTGGCCGCCTCCGCGGCGATCGAGCAGCACCTGACCATCCCGCTCTCGATCCCCGCCGGCGGCGTCACGCCGACCGGCGAGAGCTACTCCTACTCTGCCAACGACGCCAGCGTCGGCGACCTCGACGGCGATGGGCAGTACGAGGTGATCCTCAAGTGGGACCCGTCCAACTCGAAGGACAACTCGCAGTCCGGCTACACGGGCAATGTCTACGTCGACGCGTACACGCTGGAGGGCGACTTCCTGTGGCGGATCGACCTCGGCCGCAACATCCGCGCGGGCGCGCACTACACGCAGATGGTGGTCTACGACCTCGACGGCGACGGCCGCTCGGAGGTCGTCCTGAAGACCGCGCCCGGGACCGTCGACGGCCTCGGCAACGATGTGCTGCTCGACGGCGACAACCCCAACGCCGACTACCGCAACTCTAGCGGGTACGTCCTGTCCGGCCCCGAGTACCTGACCGTGTTCGACGGGCTCACCGGCGCAGAACTGAAGACGATTGATTTCCCGCTCGAACGGATCAGCGCGTCGACCTGGGGCGACTCCTACGGCAACCGCGTCGACCGCTTCCTGTCGGGCGTCGCCTACCTGGACGGCGTGCGTCCGAGCATCGTCTGGGCCCGCGGCTACTACGGGCCGCAGGGGGGCTTCCAGGCCCGCAACGAGGTCGTCGCGCTCGACTGGCGCTCGGGAGAACTAACGCAGCGGTGGCGGTTCAACGCCGCGACCAACGGCGCCAACCCCGAGTACATCGCACAGGGCACCAACGCGCTGGTGATCGCCGACGTCGACGGCGACGGCTTTGACGAGGTCATCCACGGCGCCGCGGCCCTCGACCACGACGGCTCCGGCCTGTACTCCACCGGCCTGGGCCACGGAGACGCGATCCACGTGTCCGACCTCGACCCCTCGAACCCGGGCCTCGAGGTGTTCATGGTTCACGAGAGCCCAAGCCAGTACGAGAGCAACGGGAGGGACGCCGGCGGCGAGCTCCGCGACGCCCAGACCGGCGAGCTGCTGTTCCAGATCCCCTCCAACAACGACGTCGGCCGCGGCGTCGCGGCCGACATCGACCCCAACCACCCCGGGTACGAGTTCTGGGCCTCGACCAACGAGGGGACCCGCTACGTCTACAACGTCTCCGGCGAGGCGTTGTACCCCACGCCCGGCGGCATGATGTACAACTTTGCCGTCTGGTGGGACGGCGACCTGTCGCGTGAGCTGCTCGACGGGACCACCATCTCCGAGTGGAACAACCCCGGCCGGTCGAACCTGGTCTCGTCGGGCAACAGCGGCATCAACAACACGTCGGGGCTGTCGTCGAACAACGGCACGAAGAGCACCCCGAGCCTGGCCGCCGACATCCTGGGCGACTGGCGGGAGGAGGTCATCTGGCGCCGCAGCGACAGCACCGCGCTCGAGATCTGGACCACCACGATCGCTGCCGGCTCGCGGCTGCCGACCCTGATGCACGACACGCACTACCGGTCGTCGGTCGCGGGTCAGAACGTGGCGTACAACCAGCCCTCGCACCCCAGCTACTGGATCGGCGAGGGGATGGACCCTGCCCCGCAGCGTCCCCTCTTCTTCGGCGGCGAGCTGGGCGGCGACTACAACGGCGACGGCCTGGTCAACACGGCCGACTACGCCGTCTGGCGGGACACGCAGGGCAGCACCGACAACCTAGCAGCCGATGGCAACCACAACGGCGTGGTCGATCAGGCGGACCGCGACGTGTGGCGTGACAACTACGGCGCGGTCGCGGCTCTGCCGGCCGTGTTCCCGGCCCCCATCGCATCGGCGGCTTTAACAATCGCCCTGGCGCCGCTCGCGACTGTCGAAGCAGCGGACGCGTACTCGTTGCAGGACGCCGCCTTTGCCCTGCTAGCCGGGCAGCCCGCGGATGCGAAGCCGCCGCAAGAGCTAGCCGCTGGGGAAACTACCACCCCAGTCCCATCCGCCGCGACCTCGAACGCGTCGTTGCTTGACGCCGAACTCCGCCGCATCGGACGCCCCTTAACGCGGCCCAGCTTTGTAGCCGTGAGCGACGACTCCCATCAGTCGTCTACCGACGACGCCTTCGGCGGGTCGACGGAGACAGGCCTCCTCGACGAAGCCATGGGCCCGAAGGGTAGGAAGCTCTAG
- a CDS encoding glycoside hydrolase family 95-like protein, whose translation MFPGGYWWQAVKEDRVLQLDTPDRTWDAFSFEPKRLCSSRSGRIQLLPSVPKTTTVAFRKFLARGGSEVSAEIVAGQITRIEITPRRDNSCTLVLPPMRSSVVVTDADGTTVDSTIDNSGDSLRLRFDAQQGTTYLVVQAP comes from the coding sequence ATGTTCCCCGGCGGCTACTGGTGGCAGGCGGTGAAAGAAGACCGCGTGCTGCAACTGGATACTCCCGACAGGACCTGGGACGCGTTCTCTTTTGAGCCGAAACGGCTCTGCAGTTCCAGGAGCGGCAGGATCCAACTGCTCCCCTCCGTTCCCAAGACGACGACCGTCGCCTTCCGGAAGTTCCTCGCCCGAGGTGGCTCCGAGGTCTCCGCAGAAATAGTCGCGGGCCAAATCACCCGCATCGAGATAACACCCCGCCGCGACAATTCCTGCACGCTCGTGCTGCCCCCGATGAGATCGTCGGTCGTGGTCACTGACGCCGATGGAACAACGGTCGATTCCACCATCGACAACAGCGGCGACAGCCTGCGCCTACGCTTCGACGCTCAGCAAGGGACTACCTACCTCGTAGTCCAAGCTCCCTGA
- a CDS encoding DUF1501 domain-containing protein, producing the protein MPHPDANPFAANRRCFLRGGATALGAAALAGLSPVRSAVASGARSASSDAALHTNAAAKAKRVIYLFQSGGPSQQDLFDYKPLLNKLNGQELPDSVRGGQRLTGMSTNQSSLPLAGSRFKFAQHGESGAWLSELLPHHAKIVDDVCFVRSLYTEAINHDPAITMMQTGSQIAGRPSFGAWLSYGIGSENADLPAFIVLVSSGQGGQPLYARLWGSGFLDSRHQGVRFRSGQEPVLYLTNPDGVCRSRRRGQLDAINQLNQLQHAAEGDPEITSRIAQYEMAFQMQMSVPEATDLSDEPESTFELYGEDARRPGTFAANCLLARRLAERDVRFIQLYHQGWDQHSNLPKDIVGQAKETDQASAALVLDLKQRGLLEDTLVVWAGEFGRTSYSQGILTADNYGRDHHPRCFTGWIAGGGFQPGLTYGASDDFGYNLASGGVHVHDLNATLLNQLGIDHERLTFKHQGRRFRLTDVHGNVVRELLS; encoded by the coding sequence ATGCCGCACCCCGACGCCAACCCGTTCGCCGCTAACCGCCGCTGCTTCCTGCGCGGCGGCGCGACCGCGCTCGGCGCGGCGGCTCTCGCGGGATTGTCACCCGTAAGAAGCGCCGTCGCCTCCGGCGCGCGCAGCGCGTCGTCCGACGCGGCGCTTCATACGAATGCCGCGGCTAAGGCCAAACGGGTCATCTACCTGTTCCAGTCCGGCGGGCCCTCGCAGCAGGACCTGTTCGATTACAAGCCGCTGCTGAATAAGCTGAACGGCCAGGAGCTTCCCGACTCGGTCCGCGGCGGCCAGCGGCTGACCGGCATGTCGACCAACCAGTCGTCGCTGCCGCTGGCGGGGTCGCGGTTCAAGTTTGCCCAGCACGGCGAGTCGGGCGCGTGGCTCAGCGAGCTGCTGCCGCACCACGCCAAGATCGTCGACGACGTCTGCTTCGTGCGGTCGCTCTACACCGAGGCCATCAACCACGACCCGGCCATCACGATGATGCAGACCGGCTCGCAGATCGCCGGCCGCCCGTCGTTCGGGGCGTGGCTGTCGTACGGCATCGGCTCGGAGAACGCCGACCTGCCGGCGTTCATCGTGCTGGTCTCGTCCGGCCAGGGTGGCCAGCCGCTGTACGCCCGGCTGTGGGGCTCGGGCTTCCTCGACTCCCGCCACCAGGGGGTGCGGTTTCGCTCCGGCCAGGAGCCGGTCCTCTACCTCACCAACCCGGACGGCGTCTGCCGCTCGAGGCGCCGCGGGCAGCTCGACGCCATCAACCAGCTCAACCAGCTGCAGCACGCCGCCGAGGGCGACCCCGAGATCACCTCGCGGATCGCGCAGTACGAGATGGCGTTCCAGATGCAGATGTCGGTCCCCGAGGCGACCGACCTGTCGGACGAGCCGGAGAGCACCTTCGAGCTGTACGGCGAGGACGCCCGGCGGCCCGGCACGTTCGCCGCCAACTGCCTGCTCGCCCGGCGGCTGGCGGAGCGCGACGTCCGCTTCATCCAGCTCTACCACCAGGGGTGGGACCAGCACTCGAACCTGCCGAAGGACATCGTCGGCCAGGCGAAAGAGACCGACCAGGCGTCGGCCGCGTTGGTGCTCGACCTCAAGCAGCGGGGCCTGCTGGAGGACACGCTGGTCGTGTGGGCCGGCGAGTTCGGCCGCACCTCCTACAGCCAGGGCATCCTCACCGCCGACAACTACGGCCGCGACCACCACCCGCGGTGCTTCACCGGCTGGATCGCGGGCGGCGGCTTCCAGCCCGGCCTGACCTACGGCGCGTCGGACGATTTTGGCTACAACCTCGCATCGGGCGGCGTGCACGTGCACGACCTCAACGCCACGCTGCTAAACCAGCTAGGCATCGACCACGAACGGCTCACGTTCAAGCACCAGGGCCGCCGCTTCCGGCTGACCGATGTGCACGGGAATGTGGTGCGTGAGTTGTTGTCGTAA
- a CDS encoding glycoside hydrolase family 2 TIM barrel-domain containing protein yields the protein MSRIVLLACLLGSACAAAAPDWENQQVLAISREPTRATFWPLADAQGVDSNDSPWVRSLNGDWRFNWSPDPEQRPAAFFQPGYDASDWKTLPVPSSWQMHGYGTPIYVSAGYPFRVDPPRVTSEPKETYTAYDARNPVGSYRRGFAVPEVWNGRRAFLHFAGVEGAFYVWVNGRRVGYSQGSRSPAEFEITNAVQAGENQLAVEVYRWSDGSYLEDQDMWRMAGIHRDVTLYSTPPQRICDFTVRTELDEAYRDATVTVDVELDAPAAEDLAGWTVAATLFDGDQQVAGAEHDAEPILNRANRSSVLNERTPQRGAGRFDWLTLKVPAAKLWTAETPHLYRLELSLRSLKGEVVETVGCGVGIREIEITGGQLLVNGHPVRLRGVNRHEHDPATGHAISRERMEQDLRLLKRANVNAVRTAHYPNDPYWYELCDRHGLYLMDEADLETHGLRGKLSGDPRWAAAFLDRVVRLAERDKNHASVVMWSLGNESGQGANFAACAGWLHAFDPTRPVHHEGAQGDPRDPPWVDVRSRFYPRLRADYLNPSALSDAAPERAENARWERLLDLAENEADPRPVLTSEYAHAMGNAMGNLDRYWQEIYSHPKLLGGFVWDWCDQGLNRTADKGQQYTAHGGDFGDQPNHGAFCLNGVVLADRTLTPKYWELKHVYQPVEAELVSVDDGGVTVRLRNRQDFVDLSGYQFKWTLLRDGVANKQGEADLPECAARGECELPIAIGGWDPSQPGERLLNLEFSLREATSWTPAGFVVASEQLTLVGDLADDLPLASEVANRLATQTDDALNDDFHRLISELSRSPDALFRIDWRSVGVDLSQSRNGGKPSFGPRPQVFRAPVDNDRGFGGWLAQEWRDAGLAELELQKTTVQSMNIGAAGARLATVRQYKATEGSVRVVDDWLLRRDGQLELTSRITPDASLPPLPRVGLVMRVSDAYDNLAYYGRGPHANYPDCKASAFLGRFRSTVAEQYFPWPRPQETGAHQDTRWVELTDDAGRGVRVTSLGEPFAFSALPYTAQQLAAATHTDDLAPRPDVILSIDAAQCGLGNSSCGPGVLQEHSVPPGKTYELRLQFEPVK from the coding sequence ATGAGTAGGATCGTCCTGCTGGCCTGCCTGCTGGGCTCCGCCTGCGCAGCCGCCGCGCCCGATTGGGAGAACCAGCAGGTGCTCGCCATCAGCCGCGAGCCGACTCGGGCGACCTTCTGGCCGCTGGCCGACGCGCAGGGCGTCGACTCCAATGACTCGCCCTGGGTCCGTTCGCTCAATGGCGACTGGCGGTTCAACTGGTCGCCCGACCCCGAGCAGCGGCCCGCGGCGTTCTTCCAGCCAGGCTACGACGCCTCGGATTGGAAGACGCTTCCGGTCCCGTCGAGCTGGCAGATGCACGGCTACGGCACGCCGATCTATGTCAGCGCGGGCTATCCGTTCAGGGTCGACCCGCCGCGTGTGACTTCTGAGCCCAAGGAGACTTACACCGCTTACGACGCCCGCAATCCGGTTGGGAGTTATCGACGCGGGTTCGCGGTCCCCGAAGTGTGGAACGGCCGCCGCGCGTTCCTCCACTTCGCCGGCGTCGAGGGGGCGTTCTACGTGTGGGTGAACGGCCGGCGGGTCGGCTACAGCCAGGGGAGCCGCTCGCCCGCCGAGTTCGAGATCACGAACGCGGTGCAGGCCGGTGAGAACCAGCTGGCGGTCGAGGTCTACCGCTGGAGCGATGGCTCCTACCTCGAGGACCAGGACATGTGGCGGATGGCGGGAATCCACCGCGACGTGACGCTGTACTCCACGCCGCCGCAGCGGATCTGCGACTTCACGGTCCGCACCGAGCTGGACGAAGCGTACCGCGACGCGACCGTCACGGTCGACGTCGAGCTCGACGCGCCCGCCGCCGAGGACCTCGCGGGTTGGACAGTAGCCGCCACGCTGTTCGACGGCGACCAGCAGGTGGCCGGCGCTGAGCACGACGCCGAGCCGATCCTCAACCGCGCCAATCGGTCGAGCGTGCTCAACGAGCGCACGCCGCAACGCGGCGCCGGGCGGTTCGATTGGCTCACACTGAAGGTTCCCGCGGCGAAGCTTTGGACCGCGGAGACGCCGCACCTGTACCGGCTGGAGTTGTCGCTCCGGAGCTTGAAAGGCGAGGTAGTCGAAACGGTCGGCTGCGGAGTTGGCATCCGCGAGATCGAGATCACCGGCGGCCAGCTCTTGGTCAACGGCCATCCGGTGCGGCTCCGCGGCGTGAACCGTCACGAGCATGACCCCGCTACCGGGCACGCGATCAGCCGCGAGCGGATGGAGCAGGACCTCCGGCTGCTGAAGCGGGCGAACGTCAACGCGGTCCGCACGGCCCACTACCCGAACGACCCGTACTGGTACGAGCTGTGCGACCGCCACGGGCTGTACTTGATGGACGAGGCCGACCTCGAGACGCACGGCCTCCGCGGCAAGCTGTCGGGCGACCCACGCTGGGCCGCCGCGTTCCTCGACCGCGTGGTCCGGCTCGCCGAGCGGGACAAGAACCACGCGTCGGTCGTGATGTGGTCGCTCGGCAACGAGTCGGGGCAGGGCGCCAACTTCGCCGCCTGCGCGGGCTGGCTGCACGCCTTCGACCCAACGCGGCCGGTGCACCACGAGGGCGCCCAGGGCGACCCCCGCGACCCGCCATGGGTCGACGTCCGCAGCCGCTTTTACCCGCGGCTCCGCGCCGATTACCTGAACCCGTCGGCGCTGTCGGACGCCGCGCCCGAGCGGGCCGAGAACGCCCGTTGGGAGCGGCTGCTCGACCTGGCGGAGAACGAGGCCGACCCGCGGCCGGTGCTCACCAGCGAGTACGCCCACGCGATGGGCAACGCGATGGGCAACCTCGACCGCTACTGGCAGGAGATCTACTCGCACCCCAAGCTCCTCGGCGGGTTTGTGTGGGACTGGTGCGACCAGGGCCTGAATCGCACCGCCGATAAAGGCCAGCAGTACACGGCCCACGGCGGAGACTTCGGCGACCAGCCCAACCACGGCGCGTTCTGCCTGAACGGCGTCGTGCTGGCCGACCGCACGCTGACGCCCAAGTACTGGGAGTTGAAGCACGTGTACCAGCCGGTTGAGGCGGAGCTCGTCTCGGTCGATGATGGCGGCGTGACGGTGCGGCTCCGCAACCGGCAAGACTTCGTCGATCTGAGCGGCTACCAGTTCAAGTGGACCTTGCTGCGGGACGGAGTGGCCAACAAGCAGGGCGAGGCCGACCTGCCCGAATGCGCCGCCCGCGGGGAGTGCGAGTTGCCGATTGCGATTGGTGGCTGGGACCCATCGCAGCCGGGTGAGCGATTGTTGAACCTCGAGTTCTCGCTGCGCGAGGCGACCAGCTGGACGCCCGCGGGATTCGTAGTCGCTTCTGAGCAGCTCACCCTCGTTGGCGATCTCGCCGACGACCTTCCGCTGGCGTCCGAAGTCGCGAACCGCCTCGCTACCCAAACCGACGACGCCTTGAATGACGACTTTCACCGCCTGATCAGTGAGCTCTCTCGATCTCCCGATGCTTTGTTCCGGATCGACTGGCGCAGCGTCGGGGTCGATCTTTCGCAGTCGAGAAACGGTGGGAAGCCGTCTTTTGGTCCGAGGCCACAGGTATTCCGCGCGCCAGTCGACAACGACCGGGGCTTTGGCGGCTGGCTCGCGCAGGAGTGGCGTGACGCTGGCCTTGCGGAGCTGGAACTTCAAAAGACGACGGTGCAGTCGATGAACATTGGGGCCGCGGGCGCCCGCCTCGCGACCGTGCGTCAATACAAAGCGACCGAGGGCAGCGTGCGGGTAGTCGACGACTGGCTGCTGCGGCGCGATGGCCAGTTGGAGCTCACCAGCCGCATCACGCCGGACGCTTCTCTGCCGCCGCTGCCACGCGTCGGGCTCGTGATGCGTGTCAGTGATGCCTACGACAACCTCGCCTACTACGGCCGCGGCCCGCACGCCAACTATCCGGACTGCAAGGCGAGCGCCTTTCTGGGTCGGTTCCGCAGCACGGTCGCCGAGCAGTACTTTCCTTGGCCCCGCCCGCAGGAGACCGGCGCCCACCAGGACACGCGGTGGGTCGAGCTCACCGACGACGCCGGTCGCGGCGTGCGGGTCACCTCGCTCGGCGAGCCGTTCGCGTTCTCGGCGCTGCCGTACACCGCTCAGCAGCTGGCGGCCGCGACGCACACCGACGACCTCGCACCCCGCCCAGACGTCATCCTCTCGATCGACGCCGCCCAGTGCGGCCTCGGCAACAGCAGCTGCGGGCCCGGCGTGCTGCAGGAGCACAGTGTGCCGCCGGGCAAGACCTACGAGCTGCGGCTGCAATTCGAGCCGGTCAAATGA
- a CDS encoding glycoside hydrolase family 43 protein yields MQSSRPLLAFVLLANGVAAQAAEQAAPAGFLFVTFRSEGGELAEQVYFGLSEDGRRWSALNDSQPVLVSELGERGVRDPYLIRRADGEGFYLIATDLSTHHNGDWGRAVRAGSHAIIIWESEDLVDWSEPRRVEVAPDDAGCTWAPEAVYDQQQGDYLVFWASTTARDDFAKHRIWAARTKDFRDFGEPFIYIEKPTTVIDTTIVHGPDAYYRFTKDEKFKAITMETSPSIDGPWTDVPTFSLAKLRGYEGPECYQIEPASGDKPAVWGLILDNYARGRGYQPYTTTDLAAGEFEPAEGFEFPFRFRHGSVTPLSADELKGVRAAYGATK; encoded by the coding sequence ATGCAATCATCTCGCCCACTCTTAGCGTTTGTCCTGCTGGCCAACGGCGTTGCCGCCCAAGCCGCCGAGCAGGCCGCGCCGGCCGGGTTCTTGTTTGTCACCTTCCGCAGCGAGGGGGGCGAGCTCGCCGAGCAGGTCTACTTCGGCCTCAGCGAGGACGGCCGCCGCTGGTCCGCGCTGAACGACTCGCAGCCGGTGCTCGTCAGCGAGCTCGGCGAGCGCGGCGTCCGCGACCCGTACCTCATCCGCCGTGCCGACGGCGAGGGCTTCTACCTCATCGCCACCGACCTCTCGACCCACCACAACGGCGACTGGGGCCGCGCGGTCCGCGCCGGCAGCCACGCCATCATCATCTGGGAGTCCGAGGACCTGGTCGACTGGTCCGAGCCCCGCCGTGTCGAGGTCGCCCCCGACGACGCCGGCTGCACCTGGGCGCCCGAGGCGGTCTACGACCAGCAGCAGGGCGACTACCTCGTGTTCTGGGCGTCGACCACCGCGCGGGACGACTTCGCCAAGCACCGCATCTGGGCCGCCCGCACCAAGGACTTCCGCGACTTCGGCGAGCCGTTCATCTACATCGAGAAGCCGACCACCGTGATCGACACCACCATTGTCCACGGCCCCGACGCCTACTACCGCTTTACCAAGGACGAGAAGTTCAAGGCCATCACCATGGAGACCTCCCCCTCCATCGACGGCCCCTGGACCGATGTCCCCACCTTCTCGCTCGCCAAGCTCCGCGGCTACGAGGGCCCCGAGTGCTACCAGATCGAGCCCGCGTCCGGCGACAAGCCGGCCGTCTGGGGGCTGATCCTCGACAACTACGCCCGCGGCCGCGGCTACCAGCCCTACACAACCACCGACCTCGCCGCGGGCGAGTTCGAGCCGGCCGAGGGATTCGAGTTCCCGTTCCGCTTCCGCCACGGCTCGGTGACGCCGCTCTCGGCCGACGAGCTCAAGGGCGTCCGCGCGGCGTACGGCGCAACGAAGTGA